From Osmerus mordax isolate fOsmMor3 chromosome 7, fOsmMor3.pri, whole genome shotgun sequence:
ATTCCGTTGTATATACAAATGATTTAACGTTACAGCGGCCTTCACGTTGGAATTTATCAGCAATTATTTAGATAAAATAATTACATTCAATTAAGCATGAATATAACTCGCATTTATATACTTCCTTTGACGTTTTTGGGCTTCTACTGGTTCTGTAGGTAAGTCCTGGTTTAAAAATCCCCATTCGAGTCGTCTGGTCTCGATATGTTCGAGCTGGCGGTCTACGTGCTTCCATTCAGATGATGCTTGCCTTTCTTTAGATTTACAGATTTTCTTTACCCACTCGTCGATTTGGCGACTGAATGTATAAATGTTTACACGCAGatacatttaaaactgaaattATGTACATTATATACAACACACGAGTCACACGGCCATCTGTATACAAGGTGTAACTGTATGCGCTTGCTTGCCTCTTCGTTTCTAACGACAGTGGAGAGGCACTTGCCACGGGCTCATCCCAAATGCGCACGCGACCGCTTTTAGATctgaccaccagagggcagtggCTAACATGCAATTTGCAATGGTTTACATTTCGTTTAAACCCAAATTAAATAAAGGATTGTGATGTTACGCAAATTGGCAATCGTGAATTTGGCCACCTAAGCACTCTGAAATGCACAAATAGTGATGTATAAAACCtgatattttatttaaatgcaTTGTCTAATGTATTTAATACAATTACAGGAATTGCAGTTGCCATTCTAATCCTAACTCTCAACCTATCAAAGGAGaataaaggtttgaattattgtCATTCTCGACTGCTtcacaaaataaaatgcaaCATTCTTATGAATACAAACAGGGGTCTGCATATTGGAGAATCTTGAGTGAACCATGAAAGAACCGAATAACCCCAACTGTTGTCGCCCCCTGTCGGATGTTATCCGATAGGAATAACATCCTGTCGGATTTTATTCCTATTCCTATGTTTTATGAGCCGAGAAAGCCTGTGAACCTGAGGTAACTTAACTAAATAAGAGTTTGAGGACATGTTTAAGacagtaaaatacattttatcaGAATTTAAAAtaagcacacaaaaacactacaAACAAGACAATGCCAGGGACACATTGACATAATTGCATTAATAGTAATATTCATTTGTGATATTTTAACTTATCAATGCCGACATGAAGATCCACTAAGCATGCTACTCTGTGAAAATAAGTATATTTAACGGAGTTTGTGTTTGCACGTGTAGTTACAAACAATGTCTTCAAGACTCCACGTATCTGTAAACCTTGATGGCTGTTTATCTATAAATCAATTGATAAGACACAATATGAAATGGGTATAATGGTATAATATTAATAGGTTTCTCTGCACTACACTAAAGACAAGATCCTGCCTCAActcttatatacagtatatatactgttTGAGGCATCATTCCTCAGAAGAAAGACAGGGTCTTATCAATGCAGAAAAAAACATATCCTATAACCATAAATATTTGTTCACAATGGCATCTTtgggactctcacacacaagttGTCAACATTTGAGGCTGTTTCAGTCAAACTAGAACGCATCTTCCTCTATAACCGCTCCTATGTCACACACATTTCCCTTTCCACATTGTCATCTGGTTTGTGCGTTCAGTGAGGACCATCAAGAAACCCATTTAATCCACAAGTTTGAAGTTGTTAGCAGTCAGTTCCAGCATTTTTCACAGTAAGTCTAGGCAGATGAAAGAAGTCCATTGTAGACGACACGTAACTGGACCCATGTTTGAACTAATGTAAAAGAAGTATTCTCTGGGACTTCCTAATTGTTTTTAAACCTGGCACAGCTTCAGTTGTGCCACTGTAATTGTCAATATGACTAACTCCTCTTCTGTGCAGTGCAGGTCCTAATATTGGTACAACAAAGGGCTTAGTTCTCCAACGGAGCTCGTAGTGGaatacatccatccatctccagAGATTCAGGCCAGCCTTCATACTTGTTGCTGTTCTTACTGTTCTTCATACGCtataggagggaaagagagcaatGAAGCGCAAGAGAAAGGGTTCCACTACCACAAACAAGATTaccacatttcatttgtacaaacTGCAATGTTTTCATTATTTATTCTCCCATATGCGAGACCTCAATGGACATACAATAAACCTGTTGTGCAGACTACAGGTAATCCACAGTAACACTGCAAGCCCTCTCCCAACCAGGACACTCCACCTATAAATTTCCTATTTACATGTATAACAAAAGAAGTCACACAGACCACCAGACTTCCTCTCCAAAGTAAAAATGGAGGAAAAGTAGATGAGCCTGTCCAATACCTTGTTATGAAGAAGCCGCATGAGCGGCGGTTGTAATTCTCTACCTGCTCAAACGGACTCTTGTTCTCGATGCCCTTGGCTCCCACAAACACCCAGCTGTCTCTGAAGGCCAGCTCCTTCACCACCGTGCTGCCCAGCTCTTCAAAGAGCCGGCGCGCTTCATCGTTCAACCTATCGAACAGCCAGAAACCAGGGCACAATCAGGCCATGTTTAAGCTCCCCATTTGTGAATACATTTGAGTATATGCAAAGGGATACAAAAATCCTAAATTTTCCatgacatacatacacatatatatatatttttagataCATAGTGATATTGTGTTTTAATGTGTAGTATGATGTATCAGAGTGCTTCATTGTGTgatagaataataaaaatatatacacaatgacacttagAGGGACtttttgcacttgttggttagttgttactgatttaactacttgtactcgctggaaattatattattgttgcttgctttcctacaggtacactcttgcacttttgagtttcatgctgtttaatttgtaatttgtttaactacatgctcttgtgtttcttcccattgacACTTATTTGcttatcacaatgtatgctcatgctttggctacccgcaatgtttttgttgttgtcacgttgtttatgatcattggcCTATGcaccttttgtaaagctctctctcggaagtttggataaaagcatctgctaaatgaataaatgtaatgtaaatatactgTTCAGAAAATttaattgaaaaatgtataataGAAAATTGTGTTTTATGAAGATATATCACTGTGGGGAGAAATTGCTTTTTTGTTTTGCAACACTGTCAAAACAGCTtccgtgtgtgggggtgttctgggggggggggggggggtcgtactTTGTAGCTGCATCATCAAAGGAGGCCACAAACACAAGCGTTCCCTCATGTAGTGGTCGGAGATACTTCAACAGGTCGTTCACATCTGTAAGTGGTAAATAAGACAGGCTTACTTACTCAGTATATTTTATGTATTCGTTCTGtctatccatgtgtgtgtatataaatatatctattttttttttatagctgCATAATATACATCTAAGTCACCTCCTGCCCACATGTCAAAGGATTTTGAGTCCAAGAGCTCTCCAGTTACTCCTGTAGGTAAATAGAATAGTCAATACAAAAGCAACGATCATTAAGTTAacaaataacaaacacacaagatAAGATTAAGGCTGGTGGAAAGCATGTGTACCGTTTACTAAAGCGACGTTTAATCCTCGGCCAACGTTGTTTTTGACGCTGCTCACAAGCCTGAGGAACAGAAGCGCAACAGGTTAGACGGGAACTGAGAGGACAGTTAATAGTATTGTATCCTAGGGACTGGAGGGTAAAACACTGGACGGCTCAAACTGAAGTTACATGGACACGCGGGCAcactgaggggaggagaaagtgaCAAACACCCATGGAATTAAGGAGAGCAAGGCAAAATACTTGCATTCAGCTCCTCAGGCAGGTTTAATGCCTGGTTAcggtggcagagagagaaagagggaaatgaGAAATAAAAGTAAAATTGAGTGGTGGATGAATGGAGATACATTCATATTGGTTCTCACATTTTGTCCTCCAGGCATATTTTGGGTCCGATGACATTGGCAGCTCCGGAGACCAGGCGGAAAGCCAGGTGTTTTGGGGGGCATGGGGCAGACAAGCCACACTTGTACTTGCGTGGTCGTGActctgagagaagaggaaactattacttttaaattcagttatTGCAGACCAACACCAAAACTAGGAATCTGATACTGAGTCACAGATAGTGGGTGAGGCATTTAAGGGAGACATATCGTAGATAATGAGGGACTTGGTCAATAATGACCTCCTCCACTTACCAGTGGTTGGCTCCTCGTTGGTCCCTATGAAAAGAAAATAAGATCAACAATCTTGTCATCTGACATGCCATACATAATCAGCCAATTGCCAACACATATCAGTCAGGGGATTGTGTTATGGTACCTGTGAAGAGGTGTCGCACCACTGTACCACTGTCCCCTCCGAGAATGGAGCTGGCCAAAACCCAAGTGAGTCCCACCAAAAGAAGTACAGCGACAGCTCGCAGTGGCCCTGTTACACGGGAAAAACATTCAAATAAGTTACCAATATAGCACTAACTTACTCTCTTCTGCACATGCATGCAATTTCACACACACGAGAGCATTCATGTATTTGGTGTGTAGACCCACCTGCCAATCTCATTTTAAGCGTCTTTGAAGAACTGAGAGGTCAAACAAGAAGAATCCTGAAAGGATACAAACACGAGCGTAAAATGTATCGAACTCAAGTCTCTAGACATTGTGGTATGCAAGATGGCTCTCCATGTTTTTGTCATGGCAAAAAAGTGAAAATCCAAGACACCAAATGATCATCGACTAACGGGCACTATGTACAATGCATATGCTTCAATTTAACACGATGAATTTCTAATCTAGCTAATTTACTCACCTGCTTTCCTGAAGCAAAGATTCTCCCGTTTCCACGCTTTACAAAGCAGCTCACGCCAGAATCTGTACTATTGCTTTACAACCTCATCGGTAGGCTACTTTACTCGCGTTCATTTAAGATACGAGTGAAGCCCAAACTCCTATAAACATTGGAAGCTTCTATTATCTATTTGGGTACCTAGTCGATCATTTAGGCGATTCACACAACTTCCGTTtgattacacatgacaaatgtttATTCTATCACTGTTCTTAGCTGTCTTCCGGACTAGTTTCTAGGCTGAGCAGCCTATTTAGTGACGTGTTTATAGAGTCTGCGCAGTAGGCGTACATTTATTATGCACGTACAGGCTGTGATTACatcacatcagaatcagaatcagaaagggatttattcgccatgaaagtttgcacagacaaggaatttgctttggcaggaaggtgcatccaataaacatatacctaaaatttaaatatgtggactaactatactaagggtacatagactagcagtactaagtggaataaatataagttgccgtaaattacaatataaaaatacaaatattacaaaaaatacaaatgtacaagataccatgttgtggtgcagtgcaaaagcagagtgttttaagcaataagtaatttgagtcagtgtggtcccttggccttgttgaagaggccaacagcagaggggaagaaactgtttttgtggcgtgaggtattggtcctgatagaccgcagccttctgccggaggggagtgactgaaacagggagtgtccagggtgggaggagtcggccacaatcttcctcgctcgcctcagggtcctcgaggtgtgcaggtcctcgagggtaggcagattgcagccaatcaccttctcagcagtacggatgatacgctgcagtctgctcttgtccttggcagtggcagcagcgtaccagacggtgatggaggaggtgaggatggactcaatgatggctgagtagaagtgcaccatcattgtctttggcaggttgaacttcttcagctgccgaaggaagtacatcctctgttgtgctttcttgatgagggagctgatgttcagttcccacttgaggtcctgggagaggatagtgtccaggaagcggaaggactccacagtgttgactggggagtcacacagggtgatgggggtgagtggggctgtgttccatCATAAGCCTTTACAATGTATCATTAACAACAGAGCAGAGGGCGAGGCACGTTATATTAATAACGTTAAAtaatctcctctctccacttgcAAGAGTTCGTAAAATAATGTCAGTCCCAAGCAATCGCAGGCATCAATAAGACAATGTACAGTCTTAACCAATTAATAATCAAATAAACCTGTGAAATAGCTTTTGTGGACCAACTGAAGTATTTGAGATAGGGATATCTCACCCAACAACTGCGAAATGTTTATTGGCTACCTGTTAACCATAATTATCTTACAATAAAGATGCCGATGCAATGCAAACGACAGATTCCAAAATTAACCCTTGCAGGCAACCTTACTCATTTTATGTAGGGTATATGGGCTACATTATCTTTACTAAAAGGAACGTAATTTTTTATGTCTTTTTTTAACATATATCCTATGTAAATGAAAATTGTTAGGAAGGCGACTGTCATGCGAATTAAGGATGAGCTCTTCTAGTTGATGCACTCCAGGGGCGTTTCTAGGATTCAAAGAAATGGCCGGCTTAGCCCCAAGGGGAGTGGCATGTTTGCGCGCTAGCTTGGGGCAAAACAATTTGGGGCCCATTTGGGGCCGCGGATATCCATTGTTTCAGACAGTTCATAGATAGGTTCAATCAGAAAGAGTGTGATTTTGCTCtgtagtaaaaaaacaaaaaaacaacacaaggCTAATTATTTAGAGGGGGTGAAGAATATTTTAGGGGGGCTTTCCCAGACATAAAGCCTTGTCCTTGGCCTAAAAACGTTTTCAATTGAGATCTTCATTGACATTGTATCTTACTTTAGGACGAGGCTAATCCATGAAAACTGGGCTTATGTGTCTAGGCTAGCACAGGTGCGTAGGCATAATAATcattttgggtaggcctagaaaaatatgtCTAGGCAtccttctgattctgattctgattctttcattttttttttacttatttactttgcgatgtgcacccggtgcataaTCTTTCTGAcatattttcgtttttgggtaTAGGCCTTAGActggggcgattctaggatcagacctttaggggtgctcagcccccaatgagaatgtgacatgaatacagtaccTTGGAGAAGtactaaacccccttgctaataacatttacatttatgcatttagcagacacttttatccaaagcgacttccaagagagagctttacaaaagagcataggtcactgatcataataacgagatagccccaaacattgcgagcacccaaacattgtggaaaaccaaataagtgccaaagggaagaaccataagagcatgcagttaaacaagttacaattgaacaacatgaaactccccacaagagtgcaagagtgtacctgtagaaaaaacaatcaacagtaaaatatttcacagcaagtacaagaatttgaaaccgttacaactaaccaacaagagctaCAAGtttctcaatacgagtcattgtgatcctggaggaaactaacatcaggtccagccaagcattcctaagtgccgttgtactcccggaacaagtgcctCTTGagtcttttcttgaaggtggggagactgtcagtgtccctgatggaggtggggaattgattccaccattggggggccagacagggggggggggaggttatatatatgtagaatctgtgcttttgtaaaaaatgtcatcttcttttaaccataaataaaaaaattgtatagcatacatcattaaaaaactattaaaCAAGCAGGATTACCTGTGTTAAACTACTTCAAAAAGCAAAAGTCAAAAGCATCACTtactgtaaaactaaaacacaTCCAATAGACATCATTGAATAATATTGTATTCAAATTGTTTCTAGTAGATGATGTAAGATGGGTCTGtaaacctctccccactctgcctctgattgactgtgaggtttaggcattaggagtgacgattggttccagagccagccCAATTGTAAAGTTGGGGAGCAGGGTAAAATGTTGTGTTGGCCACGGCTACGACCCGCCACGAGCgggaaaaaaaagctttaaTCGGAACTTACACGAATCACGTAGGTtacccattttggtttcaaaaaggtgagtctgacctaaaggtgaggagtttgcatgactgtaataaatccctaattttctaattttacatttcaaattgaattttggtatctatttgctagggcatgttttgaaaattaaatctcaaatgtctatttctttttcaatttaattaagtgaaagattgagcactcttgaagaagaaaattaaaatgcaaataagatgattgattactaatttcatttatgagtcaaataatgcagccacattctcaAATGTacttctggaaatgcatttgcatttgaattttggtaacgatttgcttccatataatTTCACAGGATAACaatgaatacatttatgtattattatgcaaaatattgaatgaatgaaaaaataagtttgtccctttcttcatgaactaccagcatcaaattatAACCATTCCCACTGTGGGGGCATGGTACATGCCCAGCCGCCACACAAGACCATCAAGTCCTGGTCACATGTTGCTCAGTCAGGCCCTGAGCCTTTCTTTCTCAGGACAATATCTCAAATTATGACAAATAATCACACATTTAAGCCTCATATGTATATGTGAATAATTAGGGAATTCCAAATGATTCACAAATACATAACCAGTCATTATTTGTAATTTTAACGTATTTCAGTCAAAGGCACAACATTTTCTGTAGAATTCATGAAAATGTCCGCTGTCACGAGCATCAACAACGTGCACGCGTGCACTGTGCACATCCTGATTCCTGGCTGATCTCAACCAAGATGGCAGCTTCCAGTGCAGTACTATCGATGTCCAAACTCCTAAAACCAATCTGGGGCAGACAATTGGCGAATTCAGCTAAAGTAAGACGGCTTGTATAGACTGTCATGATTGTCAACATTGTAGGGACAGTAGAGTCTTACAAACATAATGCAGATTTAGAAAAATCAAAGACAAGGTCATTTTACTCtactagctagcactagctggcCTAGCCTGACAGCTGGCTAGCTGTTTTAAAGGTTGAACCACAGCGTGTTGGTAGTTCGCTAACTGTAGTGTATAGGATGTATTACATTCTATGCTACCTCGCCTTGCTTTTGTAAGCAACGCTAGCTAGTTGTGTAGGTACGGAACAGGTCTCTGTAGTGCTGCTTTGCTACAGTCCACGGTTAATGGCATCAAGCCAAACGCTATCAATGATGGTAATCTTGACAGCTGGTTACGTTGTAGCTAATTTATAGACGCTTAACCGCACCGAATAAATCGTTATCCCTTTTTCAACATTTTCAGATTTATGGAGCGACACTGACCAGTCACAGGGAGAAGTCATCAAGCTATGTGAGTGATTATGTTGAAGCAGAAAATCATAAACGCCAAGCCACCCAGGGGGGATTTGGACAGTGTGTCTAAGGTTGCATACTCTTCCAAAATGTAAACTATCAAGACCGTTTCATGGTAATGGTAATAAAACTGGCAAATAATGTCTCACCCAATCTTTACTATCAACCTGTTAGGTTACTTGTTAGAAAAACACTTGTGACACTCCACTCTCCAAAACCTTAACCTGTTCTGTAATGTCGGGTAGACATGGATACTTACTTTGTGTTCTTCTATTAGCCAACTTTTTCtggaaaacacattttcacCTTTTAACATGGGCTAACATATTTAACTGGGCTTTTTATCTATCCTCGTTTTGGAAGATACATTTTACCAGCTTCTGTTAATGGTTTTTGGACTTCCTGTTCATGCTATCCTTCTTACTGACCATATTGTTCTGACTTTCCTTGGTGTCTATCTtcaacaagcagagagagaatatTGTAAGTAGTCTGATCACAATACATTCAGccctttaattttttttacatggCTCCATGCTCCAAAAATACAGATATTGTATTGATGTATTGTGTCTGTGCTTCAGCCTCCGCCTGCTAAGTATGGTGGGAGACACACAGTGACCCTGATCCCAGGAGACGGCATTGGACCAGAGCTGCTCAACCACGTCCGGGAGCTCTTTAGGTCAGCCAGTCGTTACAGTGTTTACAAAGCCTCTTAAGGGCCATACAAGCCTGTTATCGAGTTAGTAAAGGTTTCTAATGTGTCTTGTGTAGGTTGCTGTTTGAGTGCTTTCAGGTTCAGGCTTAAGTGTTAAATGTGCTTGTTCTGTGGCGGCTACAGGTTCAGTTGCGTGCCAGTGGACTTTGAGGTGGTCAACGTCAACTCCTCATTAACCACAGAGGATGACATCGACAACGCCATCACCGCCATCCGACGCAATGGTGTGGCTCTCAAAGGTTAGCGAACTGATGCCCTCTGACAGTGCAGCCTCCAAGCAAGGATGAGTTGATGAGTTATTTATCGTTTTTGGTTCTCTGCcatgtatttataatgatcTTTTTAGGTAATATTGAGACCAACCACACCATGCCGCCCGCTCACAAATCAAGGAACAACCTCCTACGGTGAGTTATGAGTTACATTTACTGAGACTGTAGACATGCCTCTTCACCCACGTATACAGGGTACGGTCTAAACACGGCCTCCCTGCTTGCGTGTGCTCCAACAGCACCAGCCTGGACCTGTATGCTAACGTGATGCACTGTCAGTCCCTGCCTGGAGTCCAGACTCGCCACAAGAACATCGACATCATGATCATCAGGGAGAACACAGAGGGGGAGTACAGCAGTCTGGAGCACGAGGTCAGGAACCACCTACTCCTCGGCCATCTCCAGTCGTCCCCTCGTTCTCTTGGTTTGGAGTCTTTCATCTGTGCTAACCttccgccctccctctctctctctctctctctctctctctctctctctctctctctctctctcgtgtgtgtgcCTCCTGCAGAGTGTGTCCGGAGTGGTGGAATGTCTCAAGATCATCACAAGGAATAACTCCCTGAGGATCGCAGAGTACGCCTTCAAACTGGCCAGGGAGAAAGGGCGGCGCAGGGTCACTGCCGTCCACAAGGCCAACATCATGTgagtcagccagccaggcagacagccaaGCAGACAGCCAGACTGTGCTCCTTCAGGAGCTGTCTCTTCCTGCGCCTCAGCAATAGTAGACGTGTTAAAGACGTTTGTGCTCCTGAACGCTCCCCGTTCTCCACACTGACAGGAAGCTGGGCGACGGCTTGTTCCTGCAGTGCTGCAGGGAGGTTGCCTCAGGTTATCCAGACATCACCTTCGACAGCATGATAGTCGACAACACCACCATGCAGGTTTGCCCTACCCCCTCCAAGCCAGATTGGATTGTTGACCCAAAAATGGCTCCTATGCCATTCTGCTTCATTCGCTGTTTCCTCTCGCTATGGTCTAGCTGGTGTCCAAGCCTGAGCAGTTTGATGTGATGGTGATGCCCAACCTGTATGGGAACGTGGTCAGCAATGTGTGTGCCGGCCTGGTGGGAGGGCCAGGGCTGGTGCCCGGGGCCAACTACGGCCGAGACTACGCCGTCTTCGAAACAGTGAGTCAGATGGATGTTTCACAACAGGGTGTCAAATTCCACTTTAGAGGGAGAAGAAATGCTTTGAGACGCAAAAGAGTTCCTCACAACACATAAGATGTATTGATGTAGCCGGATGTACTTTAGTGAAATGTGCTCTTCTCTGTTGATATCTCCGTTGGGTCTGCTTGTCTCGTCTCTCTGGTAGGCCACAAGGAACACTGGGAAGAGTATCGCCAACAGGAACATTGCCAACCCCACGGCCATGCTGCTGGCTAGCTGCATGATGCTCGATCACCTTAAGTGAGGTCTTATTTTATCACACCTCTTCACTGCACAATAACTCAAATTGACAGCTTTcttttgcttttgttttttgCTCTTTGTACTACGAATAATTTAAGACGTTTTAATGAGTTCACGTTTTGAACTCATTAATCACTGTTTTTATCAGTCGGCAATACAGCTCACTGAAGTAGGTCAGGTGAGTCCTCTGACTTCATTTTCCTTTGTGTTTCTCCAGGCTGTATGACTACGCGACTATGATCCGGAACGCGGTGCTGTCCACCATGAATGTAACCAGGGTAACTAGCTCATGACCTCCTCTGCTAACCTGCCCCCGTCCATCCCCTCACTCACCCCATAGTGGTTGTTTTTACAACTCAGGACTCTGTGTTTAAGTCATGAATCCAGAATGTGGTTGTTATCTGCAGAGCTCAAGAACAGACACAGGCCACTAAGACTTGCATTATTGGTGGACTTTCATGTGACAGCTTCCAGAGAGTTCTCTACTTATGTGGTTGAAAGAACCACATATCTGGTGTCAGACTGCATATGAACTATGTTCTCTCTGGGATCTCTCTGTTTTCAGTTGGGTTTTGACAGGACGTGTGATGTTGCCGTTGTTCTAACGAGACAGTGCAGTCGGTGTGGTGACGCTTATTATTGTTTGTCCCTGCAGTTGCACACGGCTGACATTGGGGGGCAGGGCACCACTTCTGAGGTGGTGCAGTCCATCATGA
This genomic window contains:
- the fam3a gene encoding protein FAM3A isoform X2, whose amino-acid sequence is MRLAGPLRAVAVLLLVGLTWVLASSILGGDSGTVVRHLFTGTNEEPTTESRPRKYKCGLSAPCPPKHLAFRLVSGAANVIGPKICLEDKMLVSSVKNNVGRGLNVALVNGVTGELLDSKSFDMWAGDVNDLLKYLRPLHEGTLVFVASFDDAATKLNDEARRLFEELGSTVVKELAFRDSWVFVGAKGIENKSPFEQVENYNRRSCGFFITSV
- the idh3g gene encoding isocitrate dehydrogenase [NAD] subunit gamma, mitochondrial isoform X1; the encoded protein is MAASSAVLSMSKLLKPIWGRQLANSAKIYGATLTSHREKSSSYVSDYPPPAKYGGRHTVTLIPGDGIGPELLNHVRELFRFSCVPVDFEVVNVNSSLTTEDDIDNAITAIRRNGVALKGNIETNHTMPPAHKSRNNLLRTSLDLYANVMHCQSLPGVQTRHKNIDIMIIRENTEGEYSSLEHESVSGVVECLKIITRNNSLRIAEYAFKLAREKGRRRVTAVHKANIMKLGDGLFLQCCREVASGYPDITFDSMIVDNTTMQLVSKPEQFDVMVMPNLYGNVVSNVCAGLVGGPGLVPGANYGRDYAVFETATRNTGKSIANRNIANPTAMLLASCMMLDHLKLYDYATMIRNAVLSTMNVTRLHTADIGGQGTTSEVVQSIMRNIQSKGPLTTEL
- the fam3a gene encoding protein FAM3A isoform X1 codes for the protein MRLAGPLRAVAVLLLVGLTWVLASSILGGDSGTVVRHLFTGTNEEPTTESRPRKYKCGLSAPCPPKHLAFRLVSGAANVIGPKICLEDKMLVSSVKNNVGRGLNVALVNGVTGELLDSKSFDMWAGDVNDLLKYLRPLHEGTLVFVASFDDAATKLNDEARRLFEELGSTVVKELAFRDSWVFVGAKGIENKSPFEQRMKNSKNSNKYEGWPESLEMDGCIPLRAPLEN
- the idh3g gene encoding isocitrate dehydrogenase [NAD] subunit gamma, mitochondrial isoform X2, producing MPPAHKSRNNLLRTSLDLYANVMHCQSLPGVQTRHKNIDIMIIRENTEGEYSSLEHESVSGVVECLKIITRNNSLRIAEYAFKLAREKGRRRVTAVHKANIMKLGDGLFLQCCREVASGYPDITFDSMIVDNTTMQLVSKPEQFDVMVMPNLYGNVVSNVCAGLVGGPGLVPGANYGRDYAVFETATRNTGKSIANRNIANPTAMLLASCMMLDHLKLYDYATMIRNAVLSTMNVTRLHTADIGGQGTTSEVVQSIMRNIQSKGPLTTEL